The following coding sequences lie in one Apium graveolens cultivar Ventura chromosome 3, ASM990537v1, whole genome shotgun sequence genomic window:
- the LOC141715110 gene encoding uncharacterized protein LOC141715110, whose translation MAKYVCLVRAVLTQFDECHVEHIPREENAKADTLSKFASSKIEESSGSVYFCVLKTRSIDVKLVASVGLEGSWIDPIKANLQTGWLPSDVVEARKLSVRALRYFLINGILYKSSFVVPYLRCLRPNEAQLALEKVHEGFAF comes from the exons ATGGCAAAATATGTATGCCTAGTGAGAGCCGTGTTGACTCAGTTCGATGAGTGCCATGTTGAGCatattccaagggaagaaaatgctaaggccgATACATTATCCAAATTTGCCTCATCAAAAATAGAAGAAAGCTCTGGGAGTgtgtatttttgtgttttgaaaacacggagcatagACGTTAAGCTAGTCGCCTCCGTAGGGCTTGAAGGgtcatggatagatcctattaaggctaaTCTACAAACCGGATGGCTTCCTAGTGATGTTGTGGAAGCAAGAAAGTTGTCTGTACGAGCTCTAAGATATTTTTTGATTAATGGGATTCTTTATAAAAGTTCAttcgtggttccttatttaaggtgtctcaggccgaATGAGGCTCAACTTGCTTTGGAGAAAGTACATGAAG GATTTGCATTTTAG